One Actinomadura viridis genomic region harbors:
- a CDS encoding phospholipase D-like domain-containing protein, which produces MTETLTLFFPCDILPVRARFGYGDTISPIEKTTLQLIAARTAAERLDVHQLTELLGLTRRVVLDLLQDMWRQGYVTLDFRTGQIALSGKLARSRADGDLEGLPSTESVEEVVEIMLDRIGGLVQPVPGSGPIPERDALIHHPRPELTLRDTPLSELFRALRHHFDRAAREPAGARANRGKRLISASLTPGLRDTPRRRWLPVEVTAARDPASERLIVRITDRDYPETRRQTAEAVLANLVERHPNEPFALKLKALANRVPLAGDQPALADRLDALLERAARAAEIPPGQRWNRHKEFCQDARGLISLLDQRYRREAIVETITGKQHVETVRSLIADARVQLVLVCPWVHFDSLAHYEDDLAEARRRGVQIVIVWGMNHKDKLDRMAENSLDSLARIPSAVKFVRSPLPARTHAKAVICDDRRALVTSSNILGTKGTRREVGLLVSDASGKGSEVVLDLLGWARAAIPDGPTSRELFSHATDFELLDPQEGAVHKPPDETDPEASFPAADPDLDNAGEERVRAWAAAWTAYAEGLRAELAARTLPSIDMATDGRHRELMWRAIGRAERRLVIASDQISDEVVDDRFAADLERRLAESGGLRITLIYDRESAEERGTRAVERLRWLAHAHPDRITVRKDRNHAKAIVCDDELLVGSFNFLSYGGFRTLGSPHLQRSELSLWLTDPVLAAEVTAALGAGGGDEAAPRSARFAPVDAPQVDPAVQRLLDPLLAAAGEPERLANVVAELLPADDPWPVLSALDSAGAAYVLRIAAARALSMTPPDTDQATRWRHWLIRDLWERRRFVEAALLRAADPAADPRPRRALAVTAAARGTRFCADALLEALLDEPESGEAAALMAVASAEMVVNRSHGAREWLSDLRKETTEPWHALGDLCRDYLDAANAPLTPALLSSLSELDRRREREVAAWDELARALAAAQQLTAKIVLARQILVAFFRTDGPFGRLATAVEHQDAEGVRAFLSGPLDRRGDIRKQLIVLINQTGAEVAPNRPPLHSKLLDSFVLRLRPVVQHARALADLAEEDTGESGAGPNVPVLSAATTLQKGLTRLMPELRSAAAQLEPTERQLARACLADLAHVLNLEDADD; this is translated from the coding sequence ATGACCGAGACGCTGACGCTCTTCTTCCCCTGCGACATCCTGCCGGTCCGGGCACGGTTCGGCTACGGCGACACCATCTCTCCCATAGAGAAGACCACTCTGCAGCTGATCGCCGCTCGTACCGCCGCCGAGCGTCTCGACGTCCACCAGCTCACCGAGCTGCTCGGGCTCACGCGCCGGGTAGTGCTCGACCTGCTGCAGGACATGTGGCGGCAGGGCTACGTCACCCTCGACTTCAGGACCGGCCAGATCGCGCTCAGCGGGAAGCTCGCCCGGTCGCGCGCGGACGGAGATCTGGAGGGTCTGCCCAGCACCGAGTCGGTCGAAGAGGTCGTCGAGATCATGCTCGACCGGATCGGCGGGCTGGTGCAGCCGGTACCGGGCTCCGGTCCGATACCCGAACGGGACGCCCTGATCCACCACCCCCGGCCGGAACTCACGCTCAGGGACACACCGCTCAGCGAGTTGTTCCGCGCCCTGCGACACCACTTCGACCGGGCCGCGCGCGAACCCGCTGGAGCCCGCGCGAACAGGGGCAAGCGGCTCATCAGCGCGAGCCTGACCCCGGGGCTGCGGGACACGCCGCGCAGGAGATGGCTGCCGGTCGAGGTCACGGCGGCGCGCGACCCGGCGAGCGAACGGCTGATCGTCCGCATCACGGACCGGGATTATCCGGAGACACGGCGGCAGACCGCGGAGGCCGTGCTGGCCAACCTCGTCGAGCGGCATCCGAACGAACCCTTCGCGCTGAAGTTGAAGGCGCTGGCCAACCGTGTTCCGCTGGCCGGAGACCAGCCGGCCCTCGCCGACCGACTCGACGCACTCCTCGAACGGGCCGCCCGTGCCGCCGAGATCCCGCCCGGGCAGCGATGGAATCGGCACAAGGAGTTCTGTCAGGACGCCCGTGGCCTGATTTCGCTGCTGGACCAGCGCTACCGGCGGGAGGCGATCGTCGAGACGATCACCGGCAAACAGCATGTGGAGACGGTGCGCTCGCTCATCGCCGACGCGCGTGTCCAGCTCGTCCTCGTCTGCCCCTGGGTCCACTTCGACAGCCTCGCGCACTACGAGGACGATCTCGCCGAGGCCCGCCGCCGTGGTGTCCAGATCGTGATCGTGTGGGGGATGAACCACAAGGACAAGCTCGACCGCATGGCGGAGAACAGCCTCGACTCGCTCGCCCGCATCCCGTCCGCCGTCAAGTTCGTACGGTCGCCGCTGCCCGCGCGGACCCATGCGAAGGCGGTCATCTGTGACGACCGCCGGGCACTCGTGACGAGCAGCAACATCCTGGGCACGAAGGGCACCCGGCGAGAGGTGGGACTGCTGGTGTCGGATGCCTCCGGTAAAGGCAGCGAGGTCGTTCTCGACCTGCTCGGCTGGGCACGCGCCGCCATTCCCGACGGGCCCACCAGCCGCGAGCTCTTCAGCCACGCCACCGACTTCGAGCTGCTCGACCCTCAAGAAGGCGCCGTCCACAAGCCGCCCGACGAAACGGATCCGGAAGCATCGTTCCCCGCCGCCGACCCCGACCTCGACAACGCGGGCGAGGAGAGGGTGCGGGCCTGGGCGGCCGCGTGGACCGCCTACGCCGAAGGGCTGCGCGCCGAGCTCGCGGCCCGCACCCTGCCGAGCATCGACATGGCCACCGACGGCCGACACCGCGAGCTGATGTGGCGGGCCATCGGCAGGGCGGAACGCCGGCTCGTCATCGCATCGGATCAGATCTCCGACGAGGTGGTCGACGACCGGTTCGCCGCCGACCTCGAACGCCGGCTTGCTGAATCCGGTGGGCTGCGCATCACGCTGATCTACGACCGGGAAAGCGCCGAGGAGCGCGGGACGCGTGCGGTCGAACGGCTCAGGTGGCTGGCTCACGCCCACCCCGACCGGATCACGGTCCGCAAGGACCGCAACCATGCCAAGGCGATCGTCTGCGACGACGAACTCCTGGTCGGCAGCTTCAACTTCCTGTCATATGGCGGATTCCGCACGCTCGGCTCGCCGCACCTGCAACGATCCGAGCTGAGCCTGTGGCTGACCGACCCCGTCCTCGCCGCCGAGGTCACCGCCGCCCTCGGCGCGGGCGGAGGCGACGAGGCCGCGCCCCGGTCCGCCAGGTTCGCCCCGGTCGACGCACCGCAGGTCGATCCGGCCGTCCAGCGCCTGCTCGACCCGCTGCTGGCGGCGGCCGGCGAGCCCGAACGGCTGGCGAACGTCGTCGCCGAACTGCTGCCCGCCGATGACCCCTGGCCGGTGCTGTCCGCCCTGGATTCGGCTGGCGCCGCGTACGTCCTGCGCATCGCGGCGGCCCGCGCACTGTCCATGACGCCGCCCGACACCGACCAAGCGACCCGCTGGCGACATTGGCTGATCCGCGACCTGTGGGAACGGCGCCGATTCGTCGAGGCCGCGCTGCTGCGCGCCGCCGACCCCGCCGCCGACCCCAGGCCACGCCGGGCGCTGGCGGTGACGGCCGCCGCCCGCGGCACCCGGTTCTGCGCCGACGCCCTCCTGGAGGCCCTCCTCGATGAGCCCGAAAGCGGCGAAGCCGCCGCGCTGATGGCGGTGGCCTCGGCGGAAATGGTGGTGAACCGCTCTCATGGCGCCCGTGAATGGTTGTCCGATCTACGCAAGGAGACCACCGAACCCTGGCACGCCCTGGGCGACCTCTGCCGGGACTACCTCGATGCCGCCAACGCCCCCTTGACGCCTGCCCTGCTGAGCAGCCTGTCCGAACTGGACCGCCGACGCGAGCGGGAGGTGGCGGCCTGGGACGAGCTGGCCCGAGCTCTCGCCGCCGCGCAGCAGCTCACCGCCAAGATTGTCCTCGCGCGGCAGATCCTGGTGGCGTTCTTCCGCACCGACGGGCCGTTCGGCCGGCTGGCCACGGCCGTGGAACACCAGGATGCCGAGGGCGTTCGGGCGTTCTTGTCCGGCCCACTGGACCGGCGCGGCGATATCAGGAAGCAGCTCATCGTCCTGATCAATCAGACCGGCGCGGAGGTGGCGCCCAACCGGCCCCCGCTGCATTCCAAGCTCCTGGACAGCTTCGTGCTCCGGCTGCGCCCGGTCGTCCAGCACGCTCGTGCCCTGGCCGACCTGGCGGAAGAAGACACGGGCGAGTCCGGAGCCGGTCCGAACGTGCCGGTCCTCTCCGCCGCGACCACCCTGCAGAAGGGGCTCACGAGGCTCATGCCCGAATTGCGGTCGGCGGCGGCTCAGCTGGAACCGACGGAGCGGCAACTGGCTCGCGCCTGCCTGGCGGATCTCGCCCACGTGCTGAACCTGGAGGACGCGGATGACTGA
- a CDS encoding sensor histidine kinase, translating to MTDQSDVLDAVLGEWSGRWLYPELTVAVESGERRPEVLVAALVPGLARPAAPIRTAKWLIENEEFDALDALLSASVLSAAETAEVGELQTQATARLEARLRREWTALADRARRVGVELPDVPWLVGTDDQDIDLSARQWDLELRRLEEELGRVAKAERKRVQELERLFEARQAETDSDEWTQAVTDCIGSGHFDVAGRLIEMGPGGTTTDGPLAIPRLRPGWTFPDTEVTAAELLSWCLRERPPATPAYTPWLPREDDEAALDLIRVMRRIVDGVDHHSVLDFVLALHRLIGGDSSRYTAEAHDGGMLTRIRFDRDDDLPPVTPAVPEGLPTWIAPAGCPPPGGTDPALWITLGPGTPVRAAADDPAAPCARVDLLALISLLTPVTEGGVPPARRRSVNLLRLIGSRLPVPRAIAVPIPFRVMAEHEMPWLLDLLGISADAVAQDLLRYETGGNPQLLTELLAQLVPGDGRPRAHVVEVAAIDAVRRDEALSQRMRRHLESVLTDHTAAALFRTAALYYWERRGDEFDIDQLKEDMAVLIAGPTRLPQRLPEARESLRAQEGNIPAALDLLVGAGLFLPGFAGRYALPFNGIRDLFRAENPARSRDLAISSVHRMNDHVLTDPRLTALGYGDQMVSLISHHVANELRRIGDLLDAATAASDPHAATELTARARQHVRNFVSLSKRYADCMTEPRIQPVEPLLRGARNRHDATWGDLHLDLREAGGPLPVRVNDYVFTMVIEDLLRNAAANTATPPDGRATITVRSAGDSCLISIEDNGPGFTAPVATGGSGKGNALARQVIEGIYDGDMDVLSDGSGPAGLRGAHIQISLPLFPGTTPATAGAPADPGPGTPPPS from the coding sequence ATGACTGACCAGTCGGACGTCCTGGACGCGGTGCTCGGCGAATGGTCCGGCCGCTGGCTCTACCCGGAACTGACCGTGGCCGTCGAATCGGGTGAACGCCGCCCCGAGGTGCTGGTGGCGGCGCTGGTCCCCGGTCTCGCCCGGCCCGCCGCGCCCATACGGACCGCGAAGTGGTTGATCGAGAACGAGGAGTTCGACGCCCTCGATGCCCTGTTGTCGGCATCGGTGCTGTCGGCGGCCGAAACAGCCGAGGTCGGCGAGTTGCAGACACAGGCGACCGCCCGCCTCGAGGCGCGGCTGCGCCGGGAATGGACGGCCTTGGCCGACCGTGCGCGCCGTGTCGGCGTGGAACTACCGGACGTGCCCTGGCTCGTCGGCACGGACGACCAGGACATCGACCTGAGTGCTCGACAGTGGGACCTGGAGCTGCGGCGGCTGGAGGAGGAGCTCGGCCGGGTAGCGAAAGCCGAGCGCAAGCGCGTCCAGGAGCTGGAGCGGCTTTTCGAGGCGCGCCAAGCTGAGACCGACAGCGACGAATGGACGCAGGCGGTCACGGACTGCATCGGCTCCGGGCACTTCGACGTGGCGGGGCGGCTCATCGAGATGGGTCCCGGCGGGACCACCACGGACGGGCCCTTGGCCATCCCGCGGCTGCGGCCAGGCTGGACGTTCCCCGACACCGAGGTCACAGCGGCGGAATTGTTGTCATGGTGCCTGCGTGAGCGCCCTCCCGCGACGCCCGCGTACACGCCGTGGCTGCCCCGCGAGGACGACGAGGCTGCGCTCGACCTGATCCGGGTCATGCGGCGGATCGTCGACGGGGTCGATCACCACAGCGTGCTCGACTTCGTGCTGGCGCTGCACCGGCTGATCGGCGGCGACTCGTCCCGGTACACCGCCGAGGCCCACGACGGCGGAATGCTGACCAGGATCCGCTTCGACCGCGACGACGACCTTCCCCCCGTCACACCGGCCGTTCCGGAAGGACTGCCGACCTGGATCGCACCGGCGGGCTGTCCGCCGCCCGGCGGCACCGATCCCGCGCTATGGATCACGCTCGGCCCCGGAACTCCCGTGCGTGCCGCCGCCGACGACCCCGCCGCCCCCTGCGCGCGCGTCGACCTGCTGGCCTTGATCAGCCTGCTCACACCGGTCACCGAGGGTGGGGTGCCACCGGCGCGCAGACGGTCGGTCAACCTGCTCCGGCTGATCGGCTCCCGGTTGCCCGTACCTCGCGCGATCGCCGTCCCTATTCCGTTCCGTGTAATGGCCGAACACGAGATGCCGTGGTTGCTGGATCTGCTCGGTATCTCCGCCGACGCGGTCGCCCAGGACCTGCTGAGGTATGAGACGGGCGGAAATCCGCAGTTGTTGACCGAGCTCCTCGCGCAGCTCGTACCGGGGGACGGGCGACCACGTGCCCACGTAGTGGAGGTCGCCGCGATCGACGCGGTGAGGCGGGACGAGGCGCTGAGCCAGCGGATGCGGCGGCACCTGGAATCGGTGCTGACCGATCACACGGCCGCGGCGCTGTTCCGGACCGCCGCCCTCTACTACTGGGAGCGTCGGGGTGATGAGTTCGACATCGACCAGCTGAAGGAGGACATGGCGGTACTGATCGCCGGCCCCACGCGCCTGCCGCAGCGCCTGCCCGAGGCGCGCGAGTCCTTGCGCGCGCAGGAGGGGAACATTCCCGCGGCGCTGGACCTGCTCGTCGGGGCGGGGCTGTTCCTGCCCGGCTTCGCCGGGCGATACGCGCTACCGTTCAACGGCATCCGTGACCTGTTCAGAGCTGAGAACCCCGCACGGTCGCGGGATCTGGCCATCTCCTCCGTGCACCGGATGAACGACCACGTGCTCACGGACCCGCGGCTCACCGCGCTCGGCTATGGCGACCAGATGGTCAGCTTGATCAGTCACCACGTGGCGAACGAACTCCGCAGGATCGGCGACCTCCTCGATGCCGCCACGGCCGCGTCCGATCCGCACGCCGCGACGGAGCTGACCGCGCGGGCGCGCCAGCATGTGCGGAATTTCGTGTCCCTCAGCAAGCGGTATGCCGATTGCATGACCGAACCGCGGATCCAGCCTGTGGAGCCGTTGCTGCGTGGAGCGCGCAACCGGCACGACGCGACCTGGGGCGATCTCCACCTCGATCTGCGGGAAGCCGGGGGACCGCTGCCTGTGCGGGTCAACGACTACGTCTTCACCATGGTCATCGAAGATCTTCTGCGCAACGCCGCCGCCAACACCGCCACCCCACCGGATGGCCGCGCCACGATCACCGTCCGTTCCGCGGGTGACTCCTGTCTGATCTCCATCGAGGACAACGGCCCGGGTTTCACGGCGCCCGTCGCCACTGGGGGGAGCGGCAAGGGCAACGCGCTCGCCCGCCAGGTCATCGAGGGCATCTACGACGGGGACATGGACGTGCTGAGCGATGGCTCGGGGCCGGCCGGCCTGCGGGGAGCCCACATCCAGATCAGCCTGCCGCTGTTTCCTGGAACCACTCCCGCCACAGCCGGAGCGCCCGCCGATCCAGGTCCCGGAACTCCGCCACCGTCCTGA
- a CDS encoding protein kinase domain-containing protein, with protein sequence MADILPGGVPANHAEVKVIELVRRRGPDRWKGAHNVMIALPGIEEREIDLILVTDSSVVLIDTKGGRGRVTPAGPLWRQGLSVYENPAQKIRANARAFKTWLQDQDPRLHRINVDSLVVLAGENARLADPEGQDHRVTIPLADLMTTLQDARRLPRRHAPIDRNYRAWIFEALTKLIGPASGFKQFRDWKTTKKLSETDRLTEFLAFDVANPESGTALLQVHSPPPELSEAQYREHILRIRNGYDELHKIEPHPRIIRFRACFPNPGEAEVVTVMDHHTPYNPGDARPELIADLLEGLAHLHGNGALHRALSPAALVINMDGRGVLTRFDHARTGPPRGARSIDGEALLEAPGDDYLAPECVGRPDRLSPRSDVHAAGVLAFELATGARPADFDEPWGRLADEIGPRRADMVRSMCAPEPAERPTAEQAFQVFSADPEPDYADLPAGFEIDKYEVVARLGEPGAHAVAYHVRDTLDGGDRVLKLLHRDLVHARERVRTEHAILKHISHPAVTRPVHTNLYDGAIPYLVFEYEQGISLAELSVIELEEVRRFGEQLAKGLEALHQKGIHHRDITPQNLLWTGESCTIIDFNLAVQAGEPAAPGIGTPRYLPPDQPVGRELTAAELTDQDVYGLALCLYEAATGDYPWDAETPPPGVAPRRLNTDHDLADILDKALAPDRGDRFQSAADLYEALHYGLRARVRNCRPRLLVIDDHHTSTIKGELEPDYDCHTLKSKQAWDEFLANGGPLEFDGAIVDLHLSPRSLGEGIEIIEYLCRHTDIPIAVITMNTGQRDDEFNAGLRHRHRVVRLEHKHGEDWLDSIQEIARILTAETGTEASRRVLAVLDSAMYWMKLRTGDVAPDDPLLKRRQDFYTEYDEIDMLARQVRTVAEFRDLDRRALRLWREWFQETAAG encoded by the coding sequence ATGGCAGATATCTTGCCAGGTGGCGTCCCGGCGAATCACGCCGAGGTCAAGGTCATCGAGCTAGTGCGGCGTCGCGGGCCGGACCGGTGGAAGGGTGCCCACAATGTGATGATCGCCCTTCCGGGAATCGAAGAGCGGGAAATCGATCTCATCCTCGTCACGGACTCTTCGGTGGTGCTCATCGACACCAAGGGCGGTCGCGGTCGGGTGACTCCCGCCGGGCCGCTCTGGCGCCAGGGATTGTCGGTGTACGAGAACCCCGCGCAAAAGATCCGCGCCAACGCCCGCGCCTTCAAGACCTGGTTGCAGGACCAGGACCCGCGCCTCCACAGGATCAACGTCGACAGCCTTGTCGTCCTGGCCGGCGAGAACGCCAGGCTCGCCGATCCCGAAGGTCAGGACCACCGAGTCACGATCCCCCTGGCCGATCTGATGACCACGCTCCAGGATGCCCGGCGCCTGCCCCGGCGGCACGCCCCTATCGATCGCAACTACCGCGCATGGATCTTCGAGGCGCTGACCAAGTTGATCGGCCCGGCCTCCGGATTCAAACAGTTTCGTGATTGGAAGACCACAAAGAAGCTCAGCGAGACCGATCGTCTCACCGAGTTCTTAGCTTTCGATGTCGCGAACCCGGAGTCCGGCACCGCGCTTCTCCAGGTACACTCCCCGCCGCCTGAACTCTCCGAAGCCCAGTACCGAGAACATATTCTCCGCATAAGAAATGGATATGACGAACTACACAAGATCGAACCACATCCTCGCATCATCCGTTTCCGTGCCTGTTTCCCTAATCCGGGCGAGGCCGAGGTCGTCACGGTCATGGACCACCACACTCCCTACAATCCCGGAGACGCCCGGCCCGAATTGATCGCCGACCTGCTGGAGGGTCTCGCGCACCTGCATGGGAACGGCGCTCTGCACCGCGCGCTCAGCCCAGCCGCCCTGGTGATCAATATGGACGGCCGCGGCGTTCTCACCCGATTTGACCACGCCCGTACCGGACCGCCCCGCGGAGCTCGGTCGATCGACGGCGAAGCCCTACTGGAGGCACCGGGTGATGATTACCTGGCTCCCGAGTGCGTGGGCCGGCCGGACCGGCTGAGTCCCCGGTCCGATGTCCACGCCGCCGGTGTTCTCGCGTTCGAACTGGCCACCGGCGCACGCCCGGCCGACTTCGATGAACCCTGGGGTCGGCTGGCCGATGAGATCGGGCCGCGGCGGGCGGACATGGTGCGGTCGATGTGCGCCCCGGAGCCGGCCGAGCGCCCGACCGCCGAGCAGGCCTTCCAGGTGTTCTCCGCGGACCCGGAACCCGATTACGCCGATCTCCCGGCAGGGTTCGAGATCGACAAGTACGAAGTGGTGGCACGCCTCGGCGAGCCCGGCGCCCACGCGGTGGCCTACCACGTCCGCGACACCCTCGACGGCGGGGACCGCGTCCTCAAACTGCTGCATCGTGACCTCGTGCACGCGAGGGAGCGGGTGCGCACGGAGCACGCCATTCTCAAGCACATCAGCCACCCCGCCGTCACACGCCCCGTCCACACCAACCTCTACGACGGCGCCATTCCCTACCTGGTCTTCGAATACGAGCAGGGCATCAGCCTCGCCGAACTGAGCGTTATCGAGCTGGAGGAGGTTCGCCGATTCGGTGAGCAGCTCGCCAAGGGGCTGGAGGCCCTGCACCAGAAGGGCATCCATCACCGCGACATCACCCCGCAGAACCTGCTGTGGACGGGTGAGAGCTGCACGATCATCGACTTCAATCTCGCCGTCCAAGCAGGTGAGCCGGCCGCTCCGGGGATCGGCACCCCGCGGTATCTCCCGCCGGATCAGCCCGTGGGACGGGAGCTGACCGCGGCGGAGCTCACCGATCAGGACGTGTACGGCCTGGCGCTGTGTCTCTACGAGGCGGCGACCGGAGACTACCCCTGGGATGCCGAAACGCCACCACCCGGCGTCGCTCCGCGTCGGCTCAACACCGACCATGATCTCGCCGACATCCTGGACAAGGCGCTCGCGCCGGATCGTGGTGATCGTTTCCAGTCCGCCGCCGACCTGTACGAGGCACTTCACTACGGGCTGCGCGCGCGGGTGCGCAACTGCCGCCCACGCCTTCTGGTCATCGACGACCATCACACCAGCACGATAAAGGGGGAACTGGAGCCGGACTATGACTGTCACACGCTGAAGTCGAAGCAGGCATGGGACGAATTCCTCGCCAACGGCGGTCCCCTGGAGTTCGACGGCGCGATCGTCGACCTGCACCTGTCCCCCCGCAGCCTCGGGGAGGGCATTGAGATCATCGAGTACCTGTGCCGCCACACCGATATCCCCATCGCAGTGATCACGATGAACACGGGGCAGCGGGACGATGAGTTCAATGCCGGGCTCCGCCACCGGCATCGGGTGGTCAGATTGGAGCACAAGCACGGCGAGGACTGGCTGGATAGCATCCAGGAAATCGCGAGGATCCTGACCGCCGAGACCGGGACGGAGGCGTCCCGCCGAGTCCTCGCGGTCTTGGATTCGGCGATGTACTGGATGAAGCTGCGCACCGGGGACGTCGCTCCCGATGATCCGCTGCTGAAGCGCCGCCAGGACTTCTACACGGAGTACGACGAGATCGACATGCTGGCGCGCCAGGTCAGGACGGTGGCGGAGTTCCGGGACCTGGATCGGCGGGCGCTCCGGCTGTGGCGGGAGTGGTTCCAGGAAACAGCGGCAGGCTGA
- a CDS encoding IS3 family transposase — MTEQIRRVHADSRGTYGGQRVHAELTLGLSIAVGHGAVEMLMRRAGLRGLPGSRRRRPVHQTPTAADLVDRQFARTEPDRLWVTDIERHEALTNRAVVKGHRPWPVAAGRVKQRAA; from the coding sequence CTGACCGAGCAGATCCGTCGCGTGCATGCTGACTCCCGCGGCACCTACGGCGGTCAGCGCGTGCACGCCGAGCTCACCCTCGGCCTAAGCATCGCGGTCGGGCACGGTGCGGTGGAGATGCTGATGCGCCGTGCTGGTCTGCGCGGCCTGCCGGGCTCCCGGCGGCGCCGCCCGGTCCACCAGACCCCGACGGCGGCCGATCTGGTCGATCGCCAGTTCGCGCGGACTGAGCCGGACCGGCTATGGGTCACTGACATCGAGCGCCACGAGGCGCTGACGAACCGTGCGGTGGTGAAAGGACACCGTCCCTGGCCTGTCGCAGCGGGCAGGGTGAAGCAGAGGGCAGCCTGA
- a CDS encoding lantibiotic dehydratase, which yields MALPEWPDLTGSSPDHVAGWRAWLRAIWTLDEIAEAIEQASPTLAWQVAVVCSTSTTDARRVRRTVLSVVRYVLRVTGRATPFGLFAGVAPAGFSTQPVVEWGEDHQVVARAGASWISEVIAQLEGIPDLVRRLPLMANSLAFVRGGRLVVPYPPGRRAGQRFPAEVSLRYTSPVRIAMDTARTPVPFDEVAASIAAAFPATQHSKIEGLITGLMDHGALISSLHAHSTTADHLGHVVEQVEKAGAGELRQVADLVDQLREIQAGLAEYNRLTGPADRRKDRGGAPKGRFQAIAIMAGECLPIKVCCRVLSVSESGFHMWRKRPPSPRAIRHA from the coding sequence GTGGCACTGCCGGAATGGCCGGACCTCACCGGCAGTTCACCGGACCACGTCGCCGGATGGCGCGCATGGCTCCGGGCGATCTGGACGCTGGACGAGATCGCCGAGGCCATAGAGCAGGCCAGCCCGACACTGGCCTGGCAGGTGGCGGTGGTGTGCTCGACCTCGACCACGGACGCCCGAAGGGTGCGGCGAACGGTGCTGTCGGTCGTGCGTTACGTGCTCCGGGTGACGGGCAGAGCGACGCCTTTCGGCTTGTTCGCCGGGGTCGCCCCCGCTGGCTTCAGTACCCAACCGGTGGTCGAGTGGGGTGAAGACCATCAGGTTGTCGCGCGGGCCGGCGCAAGCTGGATCAGCGAGGTCATCGCCCAACTGGAAGGCATTCCAGACTTGGTGCGGCGGCTGCCGCTGATGGCGAATTCCCTGGCTTTCGTGCGGGGCGGTCGCCTGGTCGTGCCTTACCCGCCCGGGCGGCGAGCAGGTCAACGTTTCCCGGCTGAAGTATCGCTGCGGTACACCTCACCCGTGCGGATCGCGATGGACACGGCCCGTACTCCGGTCCCGTTCGACGAGGTGGCGGCCTCGATCGCCGCCGCGTTCCCGGCCACGCAACACTCCAAGATCGAGGGACTGATCACCGGCCTGATGGATCACGGTGCCCTCATCAGCAGCCTGCACGCTCACTCCACCACGGCGGATCACTTGGGCCACGTCGTGGAGCAGGTGGAAAAGGCCGGGGCCGGCGAACTGCGGCAGGTCGCAGACCTCGTGGATCAACTGCGCGAGATCCAGGCAGGCCTTGCCGAGTACAACCGGCTGACGGGACCCGCGGATCGCCGGAAAGATAGAGGCGGTGCCCCCAAAGGACGCTTCCAAGCGATCGCGATAATGGCCGGCGAATGCCTGCCCATCAAGGTCTGCTGCCGCGTCCTGAGTGTGTCCGAATCGGGGTTCCACATGTGGCGCAAGCGGCCGCCCTCACCGCGGGCGATCCGGCACGCCTAA
- a CDS encoding FxLD family lanthipeptide, whose translation MEADEFDLDISVLESGDASADLIVLTDDGCGSTCASPCATNVV comes from the coding sequence ATGGAAGCCGACGAGTTCGACCTGGACATCAGTGTTCTGGAGTCCGGCGACGCATCAGCCGACCTGATCGTGCTCACTGACGACGGGTGTGGCAGTACATGCGCCAGCCCGTGCGCGACCAACGTTGTCTGA
- a CDS encoding DUF6879 family protein: MPEPAENHNTPPSGDVDFVGIDDDSPANKCPAVLVIPGTGDVLQVGRKVTDPATLARLGRHTSIADDEVAIWTPANLKQSLLEALTGDYEPGRDGPGEPTFEELLAGTERSVVHLEARDTYDPKDPAFMKWQEDGDVTYEWDGWIDLVGSAVARGVRFRRLRIVSEPVSDYIRWEHAISYGNLKAGEELRWLPRHLAYDLPHPVADFFMYDQRLIAYNFTAGDGTDTGRMEYVADPRKVLPIVGMFEMLWERGIPHDDYTPA; this comes from the coding sequence ATGCCCGAACCGGCCGAAAATCACAACACCCCGCCTTCCGGCGACGTCGACTTCGTCGGGATCGATGACGACTCGCCCGCCAACAAATGCCCGGCTGTCCTCGTAATCCCCGGCACCGGTGACGTCCTTCAAGTCGGCCGCAAGGTCACCGACCCCGCCACCCTCGCCCGGCTGGGCCGGCACACATCGATCGCTGACGACGAGGTCGCTATCTGGACGCCGGCGAACCTCAAACAGAGCCTCCTCGAAGCCCTCACCGGCGACTACGAGCCGGGCAGGGACGGCCCCGGGGAACCGACCTTCGAAGAACTGCTGGCCGGAACCGAACGATCCGTCGTCCACCTTGAGGCCCGCGATACGTACGACCCAAAGGATCCGGCCTTCATGAAATGGCAAGAGGACGGCGATGTCACCTACGAATGGGACGGCTGGATCGACCTGGTCGGCAGCGCTGTCGCCCGCGGTGTCCGGTTCCGCCGACTGAGGATCGTGTCCGAGCCTGTGAGCGACTACATCCGCTGGGAACACGCCATCAGCTACGGCAATCTCAAGGCCGGGGAGGAGCTGCGGTGGCTGCCCCGCCACCTGGCCTACGACCTACCGCACCCTGTCGCCGACTTCTTCATGTACGACCAGCGCCTCATCGCCTACAACTTCACCGCGGGCGACGGCACCGACACCGGCCGGATGGAGTACGTGGCCGACCCGCGCAAGGTCCTGCCCATCGTCGGCATGTTCGAGATGCTGTGGGAACGCGGCATCCCGCACGACGACTACACCCCAGCCTGA